In the Chroococcidiopsis sp. SAG 2025 genome, one interval contains:
- a CDS encoding GNAT family N-acetyltransferase — protein MNAITYRLPEPGDEHQISACMWASADLWELTDGTPESVAEWKQICDLEELRGRILSGEKTLVATWNGIVVGFIAFRRGNHLSLLFVRREFAGQGIGRKLFTRYSKDLNEITVNSSDAAVGFYQKVGFVQSGDRFFKNGVWATPMKWNKIAVN, from the coding sequence ATGAACGCGATTACCTATAGACTGCCGGAGCCAGGGGACGAACACCAAATCAGTGCTTGCATGTGGGCTTCTGCGGATCTCTGGGAACTTACAGATGGAACACCAGAAAGTGTTGCCGAATGGAAACAAATTTGTGACCTAGAAGAATTGAGAGGAAGAATCTTGAGTGGTGAGAAAACGCTAGTCGCTACATGGAATGGAATCGTTGTCGGTTTTATTGCATTTCGGAGAGGGAATCATCTATCGTTGTTGTTCGTCCGAAGAGAATTTGCTGGACAAGGAATCGGTAGAAAGCTATTCACTCGGTACAGTAAAGATCTTAATGAAATCACTGTTAATTCATCTGATGCGGCAGTAGGCTTTTACCAAAAAGTAGGGTTTGTCCAAAGCGGCGATCGCTTTTTCAAAAATGGGGTATGGGCAACACCCATGAAGTGGAATAAAATTGCGGTGAATTGA
- a CDS encoding class I SAM-dependent methyltransferase, with product MSDSTYIFANSQPWKTDEPNEFELTETELKELARLQAIERVFDPASRQRIQATGIAANWRCLEVGAGAGSIARWMAEIVGDDGKVVAVDLNTRFVAKSERANLEVIEADIRHVVLESQSFDLIHTRYVLIHTPEFQVALAKMLDLLKPSGWIVIEEPDFSAARAVAGNEAACQSMNRVNEAIAQMFASRGMDYAFGVRLPAIFQQMNLQDLSVENDTPLAPGGSGIATVMKMSAERLADKYIATDKATQQDIERYCQIAEDPQSWAIYYSTIGVTARKVVSKSKVKSQNCES from the coding sequence ATGTCAGACTCTACATACATCTTTGCTAATTCTCAGCCTTGGAAAACAGATGAACCCAATGAATTTGAACTGACAGAAACTGAGTTGAAAGAATTGGCAAGACTCCAAGCAATTGAACGAGTCTTCGATCCAGCTAGCCGTCAGCGAATTCAAGCAACAGGTATTGCTGCAAATTGGCGCTGTCTTGAAGTTGGCGCAGGAGCAGGATCGATCGCCCGATGGATGGCAGAAATTGTTGGAGACGATGGTAAGGTTGTTGCTGTCGATTTAAATACTCGTTTTGTTGCCAAGAGCGAAAGAGCGAATCTAGAAGTTATAGAAGCCGATATTCGTCATGTAGTGTTAGAGAGTCAATCTTTCGATTTAATTCATACTCGCTACGTGCTGATTCATACTCCAGAATTTCAAGTTGCTCTCGCAAAAATGTTAGATTTGCTCAAACCTAGTGGATGGATTGTTATCGAAGAACCTGATTTTTCTGCTGCGAGAGCAGTGGCGGGAAATGAAGCAGCTTGTCAGTCCATGAATCGGGTGAATGAGGCGATCGCACAAATGTTTGCAAGCAGGGGTATGGATTATGCTTTTGGGGTTAGATTGCCTGCAATATTTCAACAGATGAATTTGCAAGATTTATCTGTAGAGAATGATACTCCTTTAGCCCCTGGTGGTTCGGGAATTGCAACAGTGATGAAAATGTCTGCCGAGCGATTAGCAGATAAATATATTGCTACGGATAAAGCAACGCAACAAGATATCGAGCGGTATTGTCAAATTGCCGAAGATCCGCAGTCATGGGCAATTTATTATTCAACTATTGGGGTGACAGCGAGGAAAGTAGTCAGCAAGTCAAAAGTTAAAAGTCAAAATTGTGAATCTTAG
- the pbpC gene encoding penicillin-binding protein 1C yields MLNPPLPTTPDSRFPWKKGIFVFILICLIVRGLPYLAPIHAQDIVQEQQAIEFSDRHGLPLGTLLTRDRNHTVAVPLNAVSPQFIQAILAAEDGQFYHHGALDLKAVGRAIVTSIQARRIVSGASTITMQLARMLEPLPRNFWGKAQEVWLSWRLAAGMSKDQILQAYVNRLPMGGNIYGIEAAARIYLGMPASELNLAQASLLAAIPNNPVYLNPYDSWERLKRRQKYVLDRMVLDKHITRAEAEKANTEAITLQSRRQGIIAAPHFLFWAASQLPKQHPSQIRTTIDRPLQQFVEVQVQQIVRHLALHNVHHAAALVIDNHSGAVLAYVGSPDYFADAELGRNDGVQALRQPGSTLKPFLYQLALEQRLIRPNTVLADVPTHYAIPGARLYSPTDYSESFQGPVRVRVALANSLNVPAVRVLERVGVENFLQRLYQLGFEHLNQPPEYYGLGLTLGSGEVSLWELARAYVTMARNSMELSGSRESGVGSRGKRAEEKSTINYQLPITNYQLPLITGHWSLVTDILSDRHARAKSFGVDSVLNLPFSAAVKTGTSSNFRDTWTLGFTTDYTVATWVGNFNGEPMRQVSGVMGAAPLWNRIMLHLHEHREPAAFPAPSGLVLRPVCALSGLKPTPACPTVVQEYFYPEDLDEYDRHPDTFYQLVTSPTAKEPQYRLNLPREYDEWLATQGRSPGVTSGLKIVSPTNGALFLLYPSHGASDSQQRLEFKLAATSDKPVEWWLNGEKLATQTSDAFFWKLRPGNWTVEAKSDGTSDRVSFQVQLAQSRPTRRGFSVGRATEN; encoded by the coding sequence GTGCTAAACCCGCCCCTACCTACGACTCCCGACTCCCGATTTCCCTGGAAGAAGGGAATCTTTGTTTTTATATTAATCTGTCTAATTGTCCGTGGCTTACCGTATCTCGCGCCTATTCATGCCCAAGATATCGTACAGGAACAACAGGCAATTGAATTTAGCGATCGCCACGGGTTGCCTTTGGGAACTTTACTAACTCGCGATCGCAACCATACTGTAGCCGTACCGTTGAATGCAGTTTCGCCCCAGTTTATCCAAGCAATTTTAGCAGCAGAAGACGGGCAATTCTATCATCATGGAGCGTTGGATTTAAAGGCAGTCGGACGGGCGATCGTCACTTCTATTCAAGCTAGAAGAATTGTCAGCGGCGCATCGACAATTACTATGCAACTAGCACGGATGCTAGAACCCTTACCGCGCAACTTCTGGGGGAAAGCTCAGGAAGTTTGGCTATCTTGGCGGCTAGCCGCAGGGATGAGCAAAGATCAGATCCTGCAAGCTTACGTCAACCGTCTGCCGATGGGTGGCAATATTTACGGTATAGAAGCTGCTGCCCGTATATATCTGGGAATGCCTGCATCCGAACTGAATCTAGCACAAGCTAGTCTGCTAGCAGCCATACCCAACAATCCGGTATATCTGAATCCTTACGATAGTTGGGAAAGGTTGAAACGGCGACAGAAATACGTCCTCGATCGCATGGTTCTAGATAAACATATTACCCGTGCTGAGGCAGAAAAAGCCAATACAGAAGCAATTACGCTTCAGTCGCGACGGCAGGGAATTATCGCTGCACCGCATTTTCTGTTTTGGGCAGCCAGTCAACTTCCCAAACAACACCCATCCCAAATTCGGACGACTATAGATCGTCCCTTGCAGCAATTTGTAGAAGTCCAAGTCCAGCAGATCGTGCGCCACCTTGCACTACACAACGTCCACCATGCTGCTGCTTTAGTTATCGACAATCATTCTGGTGCAGTTTTAGCTTATGTCGGTTCTCCCGATTACTTTGCCGATGCCGAATTGGGGCGTAACGACGGCGTGCAAGCACTTCGACAGCCTGGATCGACCCTAAAACCCTTTTTGTATCAATTAGCCTTGGAACAGCGGCTAATTCGTCCAAATACCGTATTAGCAGACGTACCTACCCACTATGCTATTCCTGGAGCGCGGCTTTACAGCCCTACAGATTATAGCGAATCCTTTCAAGGACCCGTGCGCGTCCGCGTTGCTCTAGCAAATTCTCTTAACGTTCCCGCCGTGCGAGTCTTGGAGCGAGTTGGTGTGGAAAATTTCTTACAACGCTTGTATCAACTTGGGTTCGAGCATTTAAACCAGCCCCCGGAATATTACGGACTCGGCTTAACCCTCGGTAGCGGTGAAGTTAGTCTGTGGGAATTAGCCCGTGCTTATGTAACTATGGCAAGAAATTCTATGGAACTAAGCGGGAGTCGGGAGTCGGGAGTCGGGAGTCGGGGAAAGAGAGCAGAGGAGAAATCAACCATCAATTACCAATTACCAATTACCAATTACCAACTACCACTGATAACTGGTCACTGGTCACTGGTTACTGATATATTAAGCGATCGCCATGCCCGGGCTAAATCTTTTGGAGTAGACTCGGTGCTGAATTTGCCTTTTTCTGCTGCGGTAAAAACGGGGACTTCTTCTAATTTTCGCGATACCTGGACGTTAGGATTTACGACTGATTATACAGTTGCAACTTGGGTAGGCAATTTTAACGGCGAACCGATGCGTCAGGTATCTGGGGTGATGGGTGCGGCTCCTTTGTGGAATCGGATTATGTTGCACTTGCACGAACACAGAGAGCCTGCTGCTTTTCCTGCTCCATCTGGTTTGGTTTTACGTCCCGTCTGTGCTTTGTCGGGATTGAAGCCTACACCTGCTTGTCCGACAGTGGTACAGGAATATTTTTATCCAGAAGATTTGGACGAATACGATCGCCATCCCGATACTTTTTATCAACTGGTAACTTCTCCTACAGCAAAAGAGCCGCAATATCGTCTTAACTTACCTAGAGAGTATGATGAATGGTTGGCAACCCAAGGGCGATCGCCTGGAGTTACGAGCGGACTGAAAATTGTCTCTCCTACCAACGGCGCTTTGTTTCTCCTCTACCCTAGTCATGGTGCGAGTGACAGCCAGCAAAGGCTTGAATTTAAACTCGCTGCAACTTCAGATAAACCTGTAGAATGGTGGCTCAACGGTGAGAAACTAGCAACGCAGACATCTGATGCTTTCTTTTGGAAGCTGCGTCCTGGGAACTGGACTGTGGAAGCCAAAAGCGATGGGACGAGCGATCGCGTCAGTTTTCAAGTACAGTTAGCACAGAGTAGACCTACACGCCGAGGTTTTTCTGTTGGTCGTGCAACCGAAAATTAA
- a CDS encoding ABC transporter permease — MSVKKSPLQLDVTSSQDAEPPLPPKHPRRWNWLEPVIFLTPAGIWLILLLVLPTLIIFELSLVPGFRPGNIVNPSGVDNYIQVFQPLYMGVMGRSLFLASSSTIICLLLGFPVAYWIALLTPQRWRTLLLLGFVLPLWTSSLLRSYAWITILRPTGVLNSLLNSIGLPSLQIHNSSTAVLIGLSYNLLPYMVLILYASLERLDRRLLEAAADLGANPAETFWKVTVPQTLPGIAAGSLLVFITAIGDFIAPELLGGASSMTIARLIYNQFLGATQNWGFGSALSMVLVLAVSIAIALLIKYGGNNSVTSD; from the coding sequence GTGTCTGTAAAAAAGTCACCACTTCAACTCGATGTAACGTCGAGTCAGGATGCCGAGCCACCGCTACCACCGAAACATCCTCGTCGGTGGAATTGGTTAGAACCAGTAATTTTTCTAACTCCGGCTGGAATTTGGTTGATATTGTTGCTGGTACTACCAACGCTGATTATCTTTGAGCTGAGTTTAGTGCCAGGGTTTCGCCCGGGAAATATCGTCAATCCTAGTGGTGTAGATAACTATATTCAGGTATTTCAACCCCTGTATATGGGAGTGATGGGGCGATCGCTATTTTTAGCTAGCTCTAGTACTATTATTTGCTTGTTATTAGGATTTCCCGTCGCCTACTGGATTGCTTTGTTGACTCCTCAACGCTGGCGGACTCTACTTTTATTGGGTTTTGTCTTACCTCTGTGGACATCCTCTTTACTGCGTTCTTATGCCTGGATTACGATTTTGCGACCTACAGGCGTGCTGAACTCTTTGCTCAACAGTATTGGTTTACCCAGCCTCCAGATTCACAATAGCAGTACGGCAGTTTTGATTGGCTTGAGTTACAATTTGCTACCTTATATGGTACTGATTCTCTACGCCTCCCTAGAAAGATTAGACCGGAGATTGTTAGAAGCAGCCGCAGATTTAGGAGCAAATCCCGCTGAAACCTTTTGGAAGGTAACTGTCCCCCAAACTTTACCAGGAATTGCCGCAGGTTCGCTGTTAGTTTTCATTACGGCAATTGGCGATTTCATTGCTCCAGAGTTACTAGGTGGTGCATCCAGTATGACGATCGCCAGATTAATTTACAACCAGTTTTTGGGCGCAACCCAGAACTGGGGATTTGGTTCGGCGTTAAGTATGGTGTTGGTATTAGCTGTTAGTATTGCGATCGCGCTATTAATTAAATACGGCGGGAATAATTCAGTGACCAGTGACTAG
- a CDS encoding spermidine/putrescine ABC transporter substrate-binding protein, which yields MNTNHQPVRKLSRSRRRFIHISVPAFSGLALTRCGWRQGGVQQAAAPASPTDKLFVYTWSQYTDDKLIKNFTAQFKAPVVADIYESNEAMLAKLQAGGGGNYSVIYPSDYMVRRMIEMGMLHELDRSRLQGLDRLAPQFQNPTYDPQNRHSIPMSWGTTGFVYNTQQLKEPPTDWEYLWKNSRQLSGRMTLIDDVREVMGATLRMLGYSYNSKDESQIKQAYKKLRELKPSIAAFDTDAWRSQILAGDLVLAMAYSTDGIKISQENSNLRYIIPASGTSLWTDTSAIPKTAPNLDAAYAWLNYNLEPTVAAEICQRQTVAIPNQVALEQLPTQLRQDTNLFPPESVLNKCERISPLGDFDAVYDRYWTQLTSS from the coding sequence ATGAACACAAACCATCAGCCAGTACGAAAATTGTCTCGATCGAGACGCAGATTTATTCACATCTCAGTACCAGCATTTTCTGGACTTGCTCTCACCCGTTGTGGCTGGAGACAGGGAGGAGTCCAACAGGCAGCAGCACCAGCAAGTCCAACAGACAAGTTATTTGTCTATACCTGGTCGCAGTATACAGATGACAAACTAATTAAAAACTTTACTGCTCAGTTCAAAGCACCGGTCGTTGCAGATATCTACGAATCAAACGAAGCAATGCTGGCAAAGTTACAAGCGGGAGGAGGAGGAAATTACAGCGTCATCTATCCTAGCGATTATATGGTAAGGCGAATGATAGAAATGGGAATGCTCCACGAACTCGACCGTTCGCGACTCCAAGGTTTAGACCGACTTGCCCCCCAATTTCAAAATCCGACTTACGATCCGCAAAATCGTCACAGTATTCCCATGAGTTGGGGAACAACTGGATTTGTTTACAATACCCAGCAGTTAAAAGAACCACCTACAGATTGGGAATATTTGTGGAAAAATAGTCGGCAATTGTCAGGACGCATGACTTTAATTGATGACGTGCGGGAAGTCATGGGCGCAACTTTACGAATGTTGGGTTATTCCTATAATTCCAAAGATGAGTCGCAAATTAAACAGGCTTACAAGAAGTTACGAGAACTCAAACCCAGTATTGCTGCATTTGATACCGATGCTTGGCGCAGTCAAATCCTCGCCGGGGATTTAGTGTTAGCGATGGCATATTCCACTGATGGAATTAAAATTTCTCAGGAAAACTCCAATCTCAGATATATCATTCCCGCCAGTGGCACGTCCTTGTGGACGGATACGAGCGCCATTCCCAAAACCGCACCCAATCTCGATGCTGCGTATGCTTGGCTCAATTACAACTTGGAACCTACGGTAGCAGCAGAAATTTGCCAGCGACAAACCGTTGCCATTCCCAATCAAGTTGCATTAGAACAGTTACCAACTCAACTGCGCCAAGATACCAATTTGTTTCCTCCAGAATCGGTCTTAAATAAATGCGAACGTATTTCCCCCTTAGGAGATTTTGATGCAGTTTACGATCGCTACTGGACACAACTAACTAGCAGCTAG
- a CDS encoding ABC transporter ATP-binding protein yields the protein MTARTATRYTGGKVGASLLDVELQNVYKFFHQELAVNGIDVNIRRGEFFSILGPSGCGKTTTLRLIAGFERADAGKVLIQGEQMNRVPPYRRPVNTVFQSYALFNHLNVWDNIAFGLRLQKLSRVELNSRVEAALKLVKMETMRSRFPTQLSGGQQQRVALARALVNRPAVVLLDEPLAALDLKLRQEMQVELSNLHQNLGVTFIFVTHDQKEALSLSDRIAVMHRGKIEQIGSPKEIYEYPSTAFVADFIGDTNLLAGKIVHSDRSTLQVDSQKGLKIVVQRHDYTEPTATSAPVMVSVRPEKIELSLERPTIRTNCFAGKLLHVMYLGTHVHYLVELDTGDRIKVLQPNTGNTLSDTDIPIYVRWATRDCIALKASGSE from the coding sequence ATGACGGCTCGAACTGCAACACGGTATACAGGGGGAAAAGTCGGTGCATCGCTGCTTGATGTTGAGCTGCAAAATGTCTATAAGTTTTTTCATCAAGAATTAGCCGTAAACGGGATCGACGTAAATATTCGTCGAGGAGAATTTTTTAGTATTCTCGGTCCCTCTGGTTGTGGCAAAACGACAACGTTACGTTTAATTGCTGGATTTGAACGAGCGGACGCGGGAAAGGTATTGATTCAGGGTGAACAGATGAATCGCGTTCCGCCCTATCGTCGCCCCGTCAATACTGTATTTCAAAGCTATGCTTTGTTTAACCACTTAAATGTGTGGGATAACATTGCTTTTGGGTTGCGGTTGCAAAAACTCTCGCGGGTGGAACTGAATAGCCGCGTGGAAGCCGCACTCAAATTAGTCAAGATGGAGACGATGCGATCGCGCTTTCCCACCCAACTCTCAGGCGGACAGCAGCAGCGAGTTGCCTTGGCAAGGGCATTAGTCAATCGTCCGGCAGTCGTGTTGTTAGATGAGCCTTTAGCAGCGTTGGATCTGAAACTACGTCAGGAAATGCAGGTAGAATTATCCAATCTGCATCAAAATTTGGGCGTGACATTTATCTTTGTCACCCACGACCAAAAAGAAGCCCTGTCTTTATCAGACCGCATTGCTGTGATGCATCGTGGCAAGATCGAACAAATTGGTTCTCCCAAAGAAATCTACGAATATCCGAGTACGGCATTTGTAGCTGATTTTATCGGCGATACTAACTTATTAGCCGGGAAAATCGTGCATAGCGATCGCTCGACTCTCCAGGTTGATAGTCAGAAGGGATTAAAAATTGTCGTGCAAAGACATGACTATACAGAACCAACTGCAACTTCTGCTCCAGTGATGGTTAGCGTGCGCCCAGAAAAAATCGAGTTGAGCTTGGAACGTCCTACTATTCGCACGAATTGTTTTGCTGGTAAACTCCTACACGTCATGTACCTGGGAACTCACGTTCACTACTTAGTAGAATTAGACACGGGCGATCGCATTAAAGTCTTACAACCAAATACAGGTAATACCTTATCAGACACTGATATACCGATCTACGTTCGTTGGGCGACTCGTGACTGTATAGCTTTAAAAGCCAGTGGAAGCGAATGA
- the mrdA gene encoding penicillin-binding protein 2, with product MKIIYPAYGSKTKTTRTVGRSFQALVLMLGITVAMFGGIGSRLAYLQLVEGTRNRQLADNNRIRLIPKQPERGSIFDRKGRILATSRLSHSVYIWPMAPKKPEWDSTKQRLAQILQMPAAEIQQRMDKAGVNSPSLIRMARDINPAQITALAEYKNQLKDVEVYIEPIRSYPNSQIAAHILGYTGEMNDNTLAEKRQEGYRLGDVIGQMGVEAAFEKQLRGEWGGQQVEVDGKGRVLRYLGEKKARSGQNIHLTIDLELQKAAEKTLGDRQGAIVALDPRTGGVLAMVSRPTFDPNVFSKRITPAVWQSLQKKDHPFVNRALRGFPPASTFKIITATAGLESGKFSPKTRLQTYGCMNIGGTRFCDWNLAGFGVLDFPGALAWSSDTFFYQIGRGIGGPTLIEWTRKFGFGRKTGIELAPEEAKGLVADDKWKRANYDLPWKVGDTVNMSIGQGFLQVSPLQVAVMFAVPASGGYRIKPHLLRDNEEAKKWRESLNIKPSTVQIVRQGLRQVVASGTGRALNSPTIPPAAGKSGTAETYKKKSHTWFGGYAPYDKPEIVVVAFAEHSGGGGGKICAPMVLKVMEAYFHGQKAKGKVVSR from the coding sequence ATGAAAATCATTTATCCCGCCTATGGCAGCAAGACGAAAACGACCCGCACTGTCGGGCGTAGTTTCCAAGCCTTAGTGTTAATGCTAGGGATTACTGTTGCCATGTTTGGTGGGATTGGCAGTCGGCTGGCATATTTACAGCTTGTTGAAGGGACTCGCAATCGTCAATTGGCGGACAATAACCGAATTCGATTGATTCCCAAACAGCCAGAGCGGGGCAGTATCTTCGATCGCAAAGGCAGAATTTTAGCAACTAGTCGTCTGTCTCATTCCGTTTACATTTGGCCTATGGCTCCCAAAAAACCGGAATGGGACAGTACTAAACAACGGCTTGCCCAAATTTTACAAATGCCAGCCGCCGAAATTCAACAACGCATGGATAAAGCCGGGGTGAATTCTCCTAGCTTAATTCGCATGGCACGAGATATCAACCCCGCCCAAATTACGGCTTTGGCAGAATACAAAAATCAATTAAAAGATGTAGAAGTTTACATCGAACCGATTCGCAGTTATCCCAACAGTCAAATCGCCGCCCACATTCTCGGTTATACAGGCGAGATGAATGACAATACATTAGCTGAGAAACGTCAAGAAGGCTATCGCCTCGGAGATGTCATCGGACAAATGGGAGTAGAAGCAGCCTTTGAAAAGCAACTGCGGGGTGAATGGGGCGGACAACAGGTAGAAGTTGACGGAAAAGGTAGGGTTTTACGATATTTAGGCGAGAAAAAGGCAAGATCGGGTCAGAACATTCATTTAACGATCGATCTAGAGTTACAAAAAGCCGCCGAAAAAACTTTGGGCGATCGCCAAGGGGCGATCGTTGCCCTCGACCCCCGTACTGGCGGAGTGTTAGCAATGGTGAGTCGTCCTACCTTCGACCCCAACGTATTTTCTAAACGCATCACCCCCGCCGTGTGGCAGAGTTTGCAAAAGAAAGATCATCCCTTTGTCAACCGCGCCTTAAGAGGTTTCCCCCCTGCCAGTACGTTCAAAATTATCACTGCTACAGCTGGTTTGGAGTCGGGGAAGTTTTCGCCTAAAACGCGATTGCAAACCTATGGTTGCATGAACATTGGTGGTACGAGATTCTGCGATTGGAATCTTGCCGGATTTGGCGTACTCGATTTTCCTGGGGCGTTGGCTTGGAGTAGCGATACATTTTTCTATCAAATCGGTCGGGGAATTGGCGGACCAACTCTGATTGAATGGACGCGGAAATTTGGGTTTGGGCGCAAAACGGGCATTGAACTCGCACCAGAAGAAGCAAAAGGGTTAGTTGCGGATGATAAATGGAAGCGAGCCAACTATGACTTACCTTGGAAGGTAGGAGACACGGTAAATATGTCCATCGGTCAAGGGTTTTTGCAAGTTTCTCCCTTGCAAGTCGCCGTGATGTTTGCCGTTCCTGCTAGTGGTGGCTACCGGATCAAACCGCACTTACTGCGAGATAACGAGGAAGCGAAAAAGTGGCGGGAGTCTTTAAATATCAAACCAAGCACCGTGCAAATCGTCCGTCAGGGATTGCGACAAGTCGTAGCTAGCGGAACGGGTAGGGCATTAAATTCTCCTACCATTCCCCCTGCTGCTGGTAAAAGCGGTACGGCGGAGACCTATAAGAAGAAATCTCACACTTGGTTTGGTGGTTATGCCCCATACGATAAGCCAGAAATTGTGGTCGTAGCGTTTGCCGAACACTCCGGTGGCGGTGGTGGAAAGATTTGCGCCCCAATGGTGTTGAAGGTTATGGAAGCATATTTTCATGGGCAGAAGGCGAAGGGAAAAGTTGTAAGTCGGTAG
- a CDS encoding tetratricopeptide repeat protein yields MTATTNNKLTSIDQFPSAVEVAKIWQQKGTQLANLGKHTEALNYLNRAITIYEENPTALVMRAVVFIHLEQYEAALTDCDRALTINPKDKQAWLFKGVALNYLGRYEQCYASYDRALGIERRSFVHRLVQVWKGIFGVGRSDTAAMTSST; encoded by the coding sequence ATGACCGCAACGACTAATAATAAATTGACCTCGATCGATCAATTTCCATCTGCTGTTGAAGTTGCTAAGATTTGGCAGCAAAAGGGGACTCAGTTAGCCAATTTAGGTAAACATACAGAAGCATTGAATTACCTAAATCGAGCCATAACAATTTATGAGGAAAATCCTACTGCTTTAGTGATGCGAGCAGTTGTATTTATTCATTTAGAACAATATGAAGCAGCGCTGACAGATTGCGATCGCGCTTTGACAATCAACCCTAAAGACAAACAGGCTTGGTTATTTAAAGGCGTAGCTTTAAATTATTTAGGGCGTTACGAGCAGTGTTATGCTAGCTACGATCGCGCCTTGGGAATCGAACGGCGATCGTTTGTTCACAGATTAGTACAAGTGTGGAAGGGCATTTTTGGTGTTGGTCGTTCTGACACCGCAGCTATGACTTCTTCTACTTGA
- a CDS encoding zinc-dependent peptidase produces the protein MEYKQLPFPILWNAVIENNLPIYYCLSKGDRQRLQGHIQVFLAEKQFIGCNGLLVTEEMKITIAAVACLLLLNERGKYFLKLRSIFIYPRTYFVNEIAKTGSYIVEEKRVARLGESWTNDQLVLSWEQVQYDTRNWQDGRNIVLHEFAHQLDQEDGEAEGVPILSRKLDYPIWMQVMTAAYQQLCHDVQRGRKTVMDSYGTTNPAEFFAVATETFFEKPHQLQKQHSALYELLQSYYQLDPVQWV, from the coding sequence TTGGAATATAAGCAGCTTCCTTTTCCTATACTGTGGAATGCAGTAATTGAAAATAATTTACCAATTTATTATTGTCTTTCCAAAGGCGATCGCCAGCGCTTGCAAGGACACATTCAAGTATTCTTAGCAGAAAAACAATTTATTGGTTGTAATGGTTTGCTAGTGACAGAAGAAATGAAAATAACGATCGCTGCTGTTGCTTGTTTACTTTTACTCAATGAAAGAGGCAAATACTTTTTAAAGTTGCGCTCTATTTTCATCTATCCCAGGACGTATTTTGTCAATGAGATCGCAAAAACTGGAAGTTATATTGTAGAAGAAAAGCGCGTGGCAAGATTGGGAGAGTCTTGGACGAATGACCAATTAGTCTTATCTTGGGAACAGGTACAATACGATACTCGTAACTGGCAAGATGGTCGCAATATCGTACTGCATGAGTTTGCCCATCAGTTAGACCAGGAAGATGGTGAAGCTGAAGGCGTACCCATTTTGTCACGAAAATTAGATTATCCGATTTGGATGCAGGTGATGACAGCAGCGTATCAGCAACTTTGTCATGACGTACAACGAGGTAGAAAAACTGTTATGGATAGCTATGGAACGACAAATCCAGCCGAGTTTTTTGCCGTCGCTACAGAAACTTTTTTTGAAAAACCGCACCAATTACAGAAACAGCATTCAGCACTTTACGAATTATTACAAAGTTATTATCAACTCGATCCCGTGCAGTGGGTTTAA